In the Triplophysa dalaica isolate WHDGS20190420 chromosome 8, ASM1584641v1, whole genome shotgun sequence genome, TAGTGAAAACCATTAGCCCAAATTCCACAAAGTAACTAACTGTGTTGAAATCATCTTGCTGACAGCTTGGTACCCCTCAGTTAAAAAATCCCATCTGTTCTACAGTACTTCCATAGTGAGCGGTGAAATCTGCAATTTTggattttttcatatatttcagtAATAAAATGATGATCGTTTCTTAATGTTTTGGAATCATTTTCAAATCTTTCAGATTTATGTTTCAGGGCATTTTTATAGCATCTGTGTTGGATTATGCATTCACATTTGGTATTAATGATCAatacaatgtttattgttaaagataaattattttattgaaacattaCAACACTAATACCAGGAATCCATGATACGCCTCATGCTCATGAATCTATTGCCACCCATATTGCTGAAGTTCCTGTACTCTCCAGGTCTGAACACGACATTCTGCCTCTGTAGTGGGGCTGCTCATACATGAGCCAGTGACCGTCCATCACATGACAGGACTGACAGTGAGACATGCGGTAGCGGTCCATGCAGGAGTCACAGTCATCCATCATCTCATGCATCTGTCCTCCAAAGTTCTCCCTCTCATAGATCTTCATTCTATAGGATCCCCTGTGCTGTATGAGAAAGAAGTTAACATTCATAAATGTTGACATTAATCTGGAACACATACATTACAATGATCTCTGTGCTTACCATTGGGATCATGCGGCAGGATCTGGTCCAGTTGCTCATTCCAAACATAGACATGTAGTCAGCGTACTCGCCCCTCTTAAAGAAATACTGGTTTCCCATGTAGTTGGGATTATCGTACATCATCCAGCATCCGCTCTCCACCCTACACGAGTGACAGCGGCTCAGATAGGAGGACATGTCAGAACAGTCGCCCATACACTCATAAGAGCGACCCTGGAAGTTCCTGTCCTCATAGAAGGTAACCTAGAATTCATAGTTAGTGATTTAAAGTGAAATATACCTAATCAAAGTAATTTGTGTGAAATCGTCTGGAATTTAGTTTACCTTCATGTTTGTGTTGGTTGATCTTCAGTATTTCCACAAAGGAGAAGCTGAAGCTGATTCTGGTTGTTGGCTGACTGCTGTCACTCGTACCTTTATACTAGACTAAGACTAAAGACTACACAGCCTCTATTTATTAGTCAGTTCCTGACTGTGCAAGTTAAAATAAAGGCCATTGTAGCTAAAGCTTAGTATGCACTGCTGTTCTTAGTATGTACATGTGTAAGGTTTGTAACAATTCACAGGTTTATGTATTCTAAAGTGATAATATTCAACATTGGTGACCATAACAAGTTCAAATGACCCAACTTTTCCCACTCTATCAAAGGTTAAACATAAGCCGAATACAGTGGTCTTtctagaaaaaaactaaataaatgtaacaatttattcAATGATATTACATTCCTGTTGGTTTCAAATGTACAACATCAGAAGAGCAAGACCTGGATGCAGTTGTGCTGCTGGGCATGCAGAACATCAAGCTTGTGATAACTGATATTACCTGGTCAGTTCGACACATGTTCAGTGATATAAGTGGCCGCGTTTTGTATACATgctttttttgcaatttaaagaGCTACTCAGAATGTGTATGTTAAGAGCAGAAGATCAGTACAAAGTGAATAAGCTTAACTAATGCAAGCTTAATCTCTTTAGTGCCAGCATATGGAATGATGTTGCCATTGTAAGATAGACTGTTTGCTGTAACAACCTAGGCCTAAACGCTCAAACTGATTTTGCAAAGTGGATGATGTCCTCAGGCCAACcaattttgttgacctaaggacaacattttaatgaaaaaaacagaaacaaaccctTAGATCGGTCTGTGTCCGATCGTCAGTGTGCCAGAGGTATTTTGTTCTCTTTCgttcaatgagagaagagtctcccctcagacgagcccccaactgaaagaatgtaaacttcttatgtccccttgtctaacaatattctacggttgaagagtctagtcgacggaacacacagagtttctggatccaggagacaaagtttgacacagacacaagtgcttgttcaatcagagtccaatgtttattgttttaggactaatacttataattttctcttaggaggcgtcatataaaaccacctaaacagtggaaaatcaccagactttctgtttagtctttcctcctgaacaatcagatatgattacatattcattattacaataacagaacaatcgtccataggcatcattaggaaccttgatatggagaacaacagatacttatatcaacataagacagcatgacatgatagaactttcaacgaggttaaacaacaagaatgaaaggcacatcttatatgaatagaagctaatattaataggaatgaatacatatgatacatgaactttgtattaaacacagatgcaatatttgtagaggacaggacgaaatccagattctcacacataaccacccctaaaatcagaggggaATGATATTTGAAacacaatggtctagaagcacctaatcctggttgtaggattaaatttaaaataaactgcaaactaaactaaaatctgattggttgatttaaatgtcatcacagggtcaacatgatgttgccCAAAGGACACCatccacttggcaaaatcaggaaATTCGTAGGCCTACAGTAAATGACTTCGATGAATGGATTGAAATCTTTAAATGTGTTGAtaatcttttactcaccctaatAGATAAAAAAGGGCAAGAAATAGAAAAGCCCAATGGAACAGGATTAATATCGCAGGCAGTGAGGATCAGGGGTTTgaaatttctgtttttaaatcaatctCTGCTTTCCTAATTTTTGAATTGCCCTCCAGTGGCTAAAGTACTTCACACATTTCATTTGGCCTTATTCATGAAACTTGGGcagaacaatttttttgtgtaaatcgtcCGTAAAGTcgttttgatgtattttttcgggaaatgttttaaatacaaacaaaataaatccgCAGCGCACGCGGATTTAACGGCCATCTGCGCATCACCAATACTGATGTATATATATCTATGTACTttatatgtatgtaaatgtctttttttcattgttatctatttttattaatgcttattttttcatgtaattataatttttaacaaTGCCATAGATACTTTATGTCTGATGGATATGGGGTGGGGTAGGTTGGGAATTTTGATCGTACAGTTTACTGTTCTGTTTAGGATCTCTTTTGTTTCTCCTTTCTCTTtacaaaaaactttacaaaacttggaaaaaacagactttgtttaaaaaaacatgaacatatgaATTCATCTTTCAGACTGTAATTCCAGATCGGTGCGAGTAAATAAGTGCAcacatatctctctctcttgtccGATGAGTCCTGCCTGGCGGAACAGGTGCAcacactgtcggtttgagagtggtggcgGCTGTAATGTGTGTTCGACCTTACTTCTCGTCAAgtggtcggccttaccctcgtggagctctcttatcgccttggcctggtggacctgtAGGATGGCCATGGCATGAAGGTGTGGTGGGGTAGGTTGGGAATTTTGATCGTACAGTTTACTGTACTGTTTAGGATCTCTTTTGTTTCTCCtttctctttgtgttttacaaaacttggaaaaaacacactttgtttaaaaaaacatgaacatatgaATACATCTTTCGGACTGTAATTCCAGAATCGGAATTCAATAAAACATATGTTGCAGAAGGCATGAAGTTTTGGTGGGAATTTGGCATTTTAGACAAATAACAGTTTGATCATGCATTGCTAGTGTTGATAGGTAGGCCTTTGATAATTGTTGTTTATTCATGATTTCAGATAAGAATCCAATGGCTTTTTAGTTGAAAACATTAGCCCAAATATGCAAAGTAACTAACAGTGTTGAAATCATTTGCTGACAGCTTGGTCTCCCTCAGTTAAAAAATCCCATCTGTTCTACAGTACTTCCTAGTGAGTAGTTAAATCTGCAATTGTGGATTTTTTAATATAGTAAAATgctgattgttttttattgttttggaaTTATTTTCAAATCTCTCTGATTTATGTTTGATGGCCTTTTTATTGCATCTGTGTTGGATTATGCATACACATTTGGTATTAATgatcaaaacaatgtttattgttaaagataaattattttattgaaacattaCAACACTAATACCAGGAATCCATGATACGCCTCATGCTCATGAATCTCATGCCACCCATATTGCTGAAGTTCCTGTACTCTCCAGGTCTGAACCACCACATTCTGCCTCTGTAGTGGGGCTGCTCATACATGAGCCAGTGACCGTCCATCACATGACAGGACTGACAGTGTGACATGCGGTAGCGGTCCATGCAGGAGTCACAGTCATCCATCATCTCATGCATCTGTCCTCCAAAGTTCTCCCTCTCATAGATCTTCATTCTATAGGATCCCCTGTGCTGTATGGGAAAGAAGTTAACATTCagtaaatgttgacattaaTCTGGAAAACATACATTACAATGATCTCTGTGCTCACCATTGGGATCATGCGGCACGATCTGGTCCAGTTGCTCATTCCAAACATAGACATGTAGTCAGCGTACTCGCCCCTCTTAAAGAAATACTGGTTTCCCATGTAGTTGGGATGATCGTACATCATCCAGCATCCGCTCTCCACCCTACAGGAGTGACAGCGGCTCAGATAGGAGGACATGTCAGAACAGTCGCCCATACACTCATAAGAGCGACCCTGGAAGTTCCTATCCTCATAGAAGGTGACCTGAAACTCAGAGTTAGTGATTTAAAGTGAAATATACCTAATCAAAGTAATTTGTGTGAAATCGTGGGGAATTAAGTTTACCTTCATGTTTGTGTTGGTTGATCTTCAGTAGTTCCACAAAGGAGAAGCTGAAGCTGATTC is a window encoding:
- the LOC130427866 gene encoding gamma-crystallin M2-like — protein: MGDCSDMSSYLSRCHSCRVESGCWMMYDNPNYMGNQYFFKRGEYADYMSMFGMSNWTRSCRMIPMHRGSYRMKIYERENFGGQMHEMMDDCDSCMDRYRMSHCQSCHVMDGHWLMYEQPHYRGRMSCSDLESTGTSAIWVAIDS
- the LOC130427868 gene encoding gamma-crystallin M2 encodes the protein ITNSEFQVTFYEDRNFQGRSYECMGDCSDMSSYLSRCHSCRVESGCWMMYDHPNYMGNQYFFKRGEYADYMSMFGMSNWTRSCRMIPMHRGSYRMKIYERENFGGQMHEMMDDCDSCMDRYRMSHCQSCHVMDGHWLMYEQPHYRGRMWWFRPGEYRNFSNMGGMRFMSMRRIMDSWY